One part of the Oncorhynchus clarkii lewisi isolate Uvic-CL-2024 chromosome 7, UVic_Ocla_1.0, whole genome shotgun sequence genome encodes these proteins:
- the LOC139413080 gene encoding aldehyde oxidase 6 — translation MSENKEIDCLCFYVNGKKVTENNADPETMLLSYLRERLRLTGTKYGCGGGGCGACTVMVSRYQPGTKTILHYSANACLLPVCQLQGAAVTTVEGIGNTKTRVHPVQDRIAKAHGSQCGFCTPGMVMSMYTLLRNKPQPNMEDITVALGGNLCRCTGYRPIVDGCKTFSPESNCCQANGNGAGCCLNGDLPPERSENEPPPQLFDQEDLLPLDPTQDLIFPPELILMAEMEPQVSQLFRGERMVWVSPVSLEELIQLKTSHPQAPLVMGNTNIGPDIKFKGAWHPIIISPTRVQELFEVTKTPQGVCFGAGCSLSVVKALLEGLVQEIPEEKTEIYRSLLQQLGNLGGQQIRNVASIGGNIVSAYPNSDLNPVFAAGNCTLNVVSKRGRREILLNKDFFVGFGKTSLKPDEIVLSVFIPVSRQGEFMRAFRQAPRKENALATVTTGMRVMFIEGSSVVKELSIYYGGVGPCTVSATKTCAAVIGRKWDEQTLSDAYTQLLDEISLSPSHPGGQVEFRRSLTLSLLFKFNLQMLHKLWEMNVIQEDLSEGVSSAIRPLPKQLQPSLQEFQAVVKGQSGDDPVGRPIMHRSAISQATGEAVYCDDIPKMDGELHLVLVTSTRPHAKILDIDISEALRVPGVVDVITSKDIPGKKFRTFTGIDEDILAQNEVSCVGHMVCAVVADNRKQAKRGAALVKIAYEDLPGPVFTVEEAIEKQSFFLPQRMIERGNVDEAFDKVDHIYEGEIRLGGQEHFYMETQSMVVVPSGEERELNVYISCQHPTYAQESIAETLGIPSNRVSCHVKRVGGAFGGKVTKTSIIACITSVAAWKTGRAVRCVLERGEDMLITGARHPVLGKHKVGFMNDGRIIAADLHYYANSGNTADESLLVIEKILLHLDNAYNVPNLRGRSVACKTNLPSNTAFRGFGVPQSMLVTENMINDVAMKLGCNAEEIREINMYKEVSLTHYKFEFDPKNLLRCWDECKEKSDYGSRRKSVAQFNQQNRWKKRGMATIPIKYGIAFSDGFLNQAASLVHIYKDGSVLVSHGGTEMGQGIHTKMQQVASRELHIPASLIHITETNTSAVPNTCPSAASFGTDANGMAVKDACEILYQRLEPVRKQNPEGTWQTWVTSAFIQRISLSATGYYRGHDLYMDWEKQEGQPYAYFTYGACCSEVEVDCLTGDYRTVRTDIVMDIGRSINPSVDIGQIEGAFIQGLGLYTMEELKFSPSGVLYTRGPSQYKIPAVCDIPLQFNVYLLSGSDNPHAIYSSKGIGEPVLFLGSSVFFAIKDAVAAARVEAGMVGPFTLNSPATPERTCLACNTPFTQKIPASKQGSFQPWALSIP, via the exons ATGAGTGAGAATAAAGAAATCGATTGCTTGTGTTTCTATGTCAACGGTAAAAAG GTGACCGAAAACAATGCAGACCCAGAGACTATGTTACTGTCTTACCTCCGTGAGAGGT TGAGGTTGACTGGTACCAAGTacggatgtggaggaggaggatgcgGAGCCTGTACTGTCATGGTGTCTCGCTACCAGCCCGGCACCAAGACCATCCT CCATTACTCTGCCAACGCCTGCCTGCTGCCAGTCTGCCAGCTTCAGGGGGCAGCCGTCACCACTGTGGAGGGCATTGGCAACACCAAGACCAGGGTGCACCCAGTACAG GACCGTATAGCCAAGGCCCACGGGTCTCAGTGTGGGTTCTGTACTCCAGGCATGGTGATGTCCATGTACACTTTACTGAGGAACAAACCACAGCCCAACATGGAGGACATCACAGTGGCACTTGGTGGCAATTTGTGCCGGTGCACAGGATATCGTCCCATTGTTGATGGCTGCAAGACTTTTAGTCCG GAATCAAACTGTTGTCAAGCCAATGGTAATGGTGCTGGATGTTGTCTGAATGGAGATTTGCCTCCGGAGAGATCAGAGAAT GAGCCTCCACCACAGCTGTTTGACCAGGAGGACCTCCTCCCTCTGGACCCCACCCAAGATCTCATCTTCCCCCCAGAACTCATA CTGATGGCAGAGATGGAGCCCCAGGTTAGTCAGCTGTTCCGTGGCGAAAGGATGGTGTgggtctcccctgtgtctctggaGGAACTGATCCAGCTGAAGACCAGCCACCCTCAGGCACCGCTGGTCATGGGCAACACCAACATCGGCCCAGACATCAAGTTCAAAGGTGCCTGGCATCCCATAATAATATCACCCACCAGAGTCCAGGAGCTGTTCGAGGTTACCAAGACTCCGCAAG gtgtgtgtttCGGGGCTGGCTGCAGTCTGTCTGTGGTTAAGGCCCTGTTGGAGGGGCTGGTCCAGGAGATTCCTGAGGAGAAGACGGAGATATACAGATCCCTCCTACAGCAGCTGGGGAACCTGGGAGGACAGCAGATACGCAACGTTGCC TCCATAGGAGGCAATATTGTCAGTGCATATCCCAATTCAGACCTGAATCCTGTGTTCGCTGCTGGGAACTGCACACTTAATGTGGTGTCAAAGA ggggaagaagagagatcCTGCTGAATAAAGATTTCTTTGTGGGGTTTGGAAAAACATCTCTAAAACCGGATGAGATTGTCCTGTCTGTGTTCATACCAGTATCTAGGCAG GGAGAGTTCATGCGAGCGTTCCGCCAGGCCCCTCGTAAGGAGAACGCCCTGGCCACAGTGACCACTGGGATGAGGGTCATGTTCATAGAGGGTTCCAGCGTGGTCAAGGAGCTGAGTATCTACTACGGCGGTGTAGGGCCGTGCACTGTCAGCGCCACCAAAACATGTGCTGCAGTCATCGGAAG GAAGTGGGATGAGCAGACGCTGAGTGACGCCTACACCCAGCTCTTAGATGAGatatccctgtctccctcccacccCGGTGGGCAGGTGGAGTTCCGCAGGTCCCTAACTCTCAGCCTCCTCTTCAAGTTCAACCTGCAGATGCTGCACAAGCTCTGGGAGATG AATGTGATCCAGGAGGACCTATCAGAAGGGGTCAGCAGTGCAATACGTCCACTACCTAAACAGCTACAGCCCAGCCTACAAGAGTTCCAG GCTGTGGTGAAAGGCCAGAGTGGTGACGACCCAGTAGGTCGGCCTATCATGCACCGTTCAGCCATCAGCCAGGCTACTGGAGAAGCTGTTTACTGTGATGACATCCCCAAGATGGACGGAGAGCTCCACCTCGTCCTGGTCACCAGCACCAGACCACATGCTAAGATCCT AGACATAGATATCAGTGAAGCTCTCCGGGTTCCAGGTGTGGTGGATGTCATCACTTCTAAAGACATCCCAGGGAAGAAGTTTAGGACGTTTACAGGCATAGACGAGGACATTTTGGCTCAGAATGAG GTGTCATGCGTGGGTCACATGGTGTGTGCAGTGGTGGCTGACAACAGGAAGCAGGCTAAGAGAGGGGCGGCTCTAGTGAAGATCGCCTATGAGGATCTGCCAGGCCCAGTGTTCACTGTTGAGGAGGCTATTGAGAAACAGTCCTTCTTTCTGCCCCAGAGGATGATCGAGCGAGGCAACGTGGATGAGGCTTTTGATAAGGTTGACCATATTTACGAAG GGGAGATCCGGCTTGGTGGTCAGGAGCATTTCTACATGGAAACACAGAGCATGGTTGTTGTGCCTtcgggagaagagagggagctCAACGTTTATATCTCCTGTCAACACCCAACCTATGCCCAG GAATCCATCGCAGAGACTCTTGGGATTCCCTCCAACAGAGTGTCCTGTCATGTGAAGAGAGTTGGCGGAGCGTTTGGTGGGAAAGTGACCAAAACGTCTATCATAGCCTGCATCACTTCTGTGGCTGCATGGAA GACTGGTCGGGCCGTGCGTTGtgttctggagagaggagaggacatgctAATCACTGGGGCCCGCCACCCTGTCCTGGGCAAACACAAG GTTGGCTTTATGAACGATGGAAGGATAATAGCTGCTGATCTACATTATTACGCCAACTCTGGAAACACTGCAGATGAGTCTTTGTTG GTAATAGAGAAGATTCTCCTTCACCTGGACAATGCGTACAACGTGCCCAACCTTCGCGGTCGCTCGGTGGCGTGTaagaccaacctgccctccaacaCGGCGTTCCGAGGCTTCGGCGTGCCCCAGAGCATGTTGGTCACTGAGAACATGATCAATGACGTGGCCATGAAGTTGGGCTGCAACGCtgaagag ATCCGTGAGATAAACATGTACAAGGAGGTGTCCCTGACACATTACAAGTTTGAGTTTGATCCCAAGAACCTCCTGCGTTGCTGGGATGAATGCAAGGAGAAGTCTGACTACGGCAGCAGACGCAAATCCGTCGCCCAGTTTAACCAGCAGAACCGCTGGAAGAAGAGGGGCATGGCCACGATACCCATTAAGTATGGCATCGCATTCTCAGACGGCTTCCTTAACCAG GCTGCATCTCTGGTACACATCTACAAGGATGGTTCTGTTCTAGTCAGTCATGGTGGAACTGAGATGGGCCAGGGAATACACACTAAAATGCAACAG GTGGCAAGTAGAGAGCTGCACATCCCCGCCTCtctcatccacatcacagagACCAACACCAGTGCTGTGCCCAACACCTGCCCCTCCGCCGCCTCCTTTGGCACGGATGCCAATGGCATGGCCGTGAAG GATGCCTGTGAGATCCTGTACCAAAGACTAGAACCTGTCAGGAAACAGAACCCAGAAGGCACATGGCAGACCTGG GTGACCTCCGCATTCATCCAAAGGATCAGTCTGTCAGCTACTGGATACTACAG GGGTCATGACCTCTACATGGACTGGGAGAAGCAGGAGGGCCAACCGTATGCCTACTTCACCTACGGTGCCTGCTGCAGTGAGGTGGAGGTCGACTGTCTCACTGGAGACTACAGG ACGGTGAGGACAGACATTGTTATGGATATTGGAAGGAGCATCAACCCCTCCGTAGACATTGGCCAGATTGAGGGCGCTTTCATCCAGGGTTTGGGTCTGTACACCATGGAGGAGCTGAAGTTCTCTCCCTCTGGAGTGTTGTACACACGTGGCCCGTCCCAGTACAAGATCCCCGCTGTCTGTGACATACCACTTCAGTTCAACGTCTACCTGCTTTCAGGCTCTGACAACCCACATGCCATCTACTCATCTAAG GGAATCGGAGAGCCGGTGCTGTTCCTGGGTAGCTCGGTGTTCTTCGCCATTAAAGACGCGGTGGCAGCAGCCCGGGTAGAGGCTGGTATGGTGGGACCCTTTACCCTGAACAGCCCTGCTACCCCAGAGAGGACCTGTCTGGCCTGTAACACCCCCTTTACTCAGAAG ATTCCAGCCAGCAAACAAGGATCATTCCAACCGTGGGCTTTGAGTATTCCCTGA